From one Acidobacteriota bacterium genomic stretch:
- a CDS encoding CDP-alcohol phosphatidyltransferase family protein, translating to MRRQKGFKHVRHHDSILASAERRLLVWIARRLPAWVNADHLSLLGVLAMLGVGLSYCAASWDRRALFLVVAGLVLNWFGDSLDGTLARVRNQQRPRYGYYVDHVLDLAGTLFLLGGLAASEFMSPIVGLALLIAYLLVSAEIYLATHVLGVFRLSFLKVGPTELRLLLATGTVLLFYKPVVGLGELGSFNLFDVGGMAGILGLALTFAVSALRHTRRLCRAEPRPRFQRPLPISLPRFPSTGFGPMRSAFTGSHRNRK from the coding sequence ATGAGGAGACAAAAGGGTTTCAAACACGTACGGCATCACGACAGCATCCTGGCCTCCGCCGAAAGGAGACTCCTGGTGTGGATCGCCCGGCGGCTCCCGGCCTGGGTCAACGCCGATCATCTGAGCCTTCTGGGAGTCCTGGCCATGCTGGGAGTGGGCCTCTCCTACTGCGCGGCTTCCTGGGACCGGCGGGCCTTGTTCCTGGTCGTGGCAGGCCTCGTTCTGAACTGGTTCGGAGACAGTCTGGACGGCACGCTGGCCCGGGTGCGGAACCAGCAGAGGCCGCGTTACGGGTACTACGTCGATCACGTCCTGGATCTGGCCGGAACCTTGTTTCTGCTGGGAGGCCTGGCGGCATCCGAATTCATGAGCCCCATCGTCGGACTCGCTCTGCTGATCGCGTATCTGCTGGTCTCCGCCGAGATCTATCTCGCGACCCATGTCCTCGGCGTATTTCGGCTCTCCTTCCTGAAGGTCGGACCGACGGAGCTGCGACTCTTGCTGGCCACAGGCACGGTCCTTCTCTTCTACAAGCCGGTGGTCGGACTTGGAGAACTGGGGTCCTTCAACCTCTTCGACGTCGGCGGTATGGCCGGCATCCTGGGTCTGGCCCTGACATTCGCCGTCTCCGCCCTCCGGCACACGCGAAGGCTGTGCCGCGCCGAACCCAGGCCACGTTTCCAGCGGCCCCTTCCCATCAGCCTGCCACGTTTCCCCTCCACCGGATTTGGTCCCATGAGATCGGCCTTCACCGGATCTCACCGCAACCGGAAATGA
- a CDS encoding serine/threonine-protein kinase, producing MNPKTFQRVKEIFEAALEHDSESREDFVRRECSPDTELTREVLSLLSHHDPETAFLDGNLFQPAGVETAASLLTAGDTLGPYRILGEAGRGGMAVVYRAVDTRLDRTVALKAVSPLVGRDVEQRRRLRREAKVAASLNHPAIAAVYALEEIDGGLYISGEYVEGENLRSRIEQGPVPLPELFRVATQVCQGLRAAHSNGVVHRDLKPENVLLDAQGNLKIVDFGLALPTLEPSHSQRLTQEGTVLGTPVYMSPEQLEGQEADFRSDLFSFGMLLYELATGRHPFEGKTPLVTVARILEGRPGRSDAVGPPSMLEPILARCLEKDPDGRFQSTEELLAQLQRLESKIAGKPRDTPGSRTSLHGGWWVFHQSAVVLFYAMMVFGAWKFKQAASQAPVATALPLGLFFLVLGCALCNGTIRTHLLFTARFNRSAIDAELNRVRGWKRRVDGLFSLCLLLGAALIVTHEQLLAGCLAAVAVSYTVVFLLVEPATERAVFEPVPPSSDRSS from the coding sequence ATGAACCCGAAAACGTTTCAGCGAGTCAAGGAGATCTTCGAGGCCGCCTTGGAACACGATTCGGAATCGCGGGAGGACTTTGTCCGGCGGGAATGTTCCCCCGACACGGAGCTGACCCGCGAGGTCCTGTCGCTTCTGTCTCACCACGACCCTGAAACCGCCTTCCTGGATGGGAACCTGTTTCAACCCGCCGGCGTCGAAACGGCCGCCAGTCTCCTGACGGCAGGGGACACCCTGGGCCCGTACCGGATTCTCGGCGAGGCGGGACGGGGTGGCATGGCGGTCGTCTACCGCGCCGTCGACACGCGGCTGGACCGTACCGTGGCTCTCAAGGCAGTCTCTCCACTTGTGGGCCGCGACGTCGAACAACGGCGGCGGCTCCGCCGCGAGGCCAAGGTCGCGGCTTCCCTCAATCACCCCGCCATCGCGGCCGTCTATGCCTTGGAAGAAATTGACGGTGGGCTCTATATCTCCGGCGAGTACGTCGAGGGGGAGAATCTGCGATCGCGGATCGAGCAGGGCCCTGTTCCCCTCCCCGAACTCTTCCGGGTGGCGACTCAGGTGTGCCAGGGCCTCAGGGCCGCCCACTCCAACGGAGTGGTCCATCGGGATCTCAAACCGGAAAACGTTTTACTCGATGCGCAGGGGAATCTGAAAATCGTCGATTTCGGTCTGGCGCTTCCCACGCTGGAACCCTCCCACAGCCAGCGCCTGACGCAGGAAGGAACCGTTCTCGGCACCCCGGTCTACATGTCTCCCGAGCAGTTGGAGGGACAGGAAGCCGACTTCCGCTCCGACCTCTTCTCTTTCGGAATGTTGCTGTACGAACTGGCAACGGGCCGCCACCCGTTCGAAGGCAAGACACCTTTGGTGACGGTGGCCAGGATCCTGGAGGGCAGACCCGGCCGATCCGACGCCGTCGGGCCGCCGTCCATGCTGGAACCGATCCTCGCGCGCTGTCTCGAGAAGGATCCGGACGGCCGTTTTCAATCCACCGAAGAACTCCTGGCGCAGTTGCAGCGCCTCGAATCGAAGATCGCAGGCAAACCCAGGGACACTCCAGGATCCCGTACATCGCTTCACGGCGGCTGGTGGGTGTTCCACCAGTCAGCCGTGGTCCTTTTTTACGCGATGATGGTCTTCGGCGCCTGGAAGTTCAAGCAGGCCGCCTCCCAGGCGCCGGTCGCCACGGCGTTGCCCCTGGGTCTTTTCTTTCTGGTGCTGGGCTGTGCCCTTTGCAACGGCACCATCCGTACCCACCTCCTGTTCACGGCAAGGTTCAACCGTTCCGCCATCGACGCGGAACTGAACCGGGTCCGCGGATGGAAACGGCGGGTCGATGGACTCTTCTCCCTCTGCCTCCTCCTCGGCGCCGCCCTCATCGTCACCCACGAACAACTCCTGGCCGGATGCCTGGCCGCCGTGGCCGTCAGCTACACTGTCGTCTTCCTGTTGGTCGAGCCGGCCACCGAACGGGCCGTCTTCGAACCGGTCCCACCTTCATCCGACCGATCCTCCTGA
- a CDS encoding ECF-type sigma factor: MPENPQAMARLIHESRSGDGNALSQLFPIVYQELRRLAGNYMRREARQTLPATALVHEAYLRLLGEKQVHWKDRAHLLGIAARSMRQILVERARARMARKRGGGQHAVTLIDETLGQNARSIDFMALDQALRALAELDPKQARLVELRFFGGLTLAETSEVMGISPATTKRWWALSRAWLRRELNA; the protein is encoded by the coding sequence GTGCCTGAGAATCCCCAGGCAATGGCGCGGCTGATCCACGAGTCGAGATCCGGAGATGGGAACGCCCTTTCTCAACTCTTCCCCATTGTCTATCAGGAACTGAGAAGGCTGGCCGGCAACTACATGCGCCGGGAGGCCCGCCAGACGCTGCCCGCCACGGCCCTGGTCCATGAGGCGTACCTTCGACTCCTCGGCGAGAAGCAGGTGCATTGGAAAGACAGAGCCCATTTGCTGGGTATCGCGGCCCGTTCCATGCGGCAGATCCTGGTGGAACGGGCACGAGCGAGAATGGCCCGGAAGCGGGGCGGCGGGCAGCATGCGGTGACTCTCATCGACGAGACTCTGGGCCAGAATGCGCGATCCATCGATTTCATGGCTCTGGACCAAGCACTGCGGGCTCTCGCCGAGTTGGATCCGAAACAGGCCCGACTCGTCGAGCTCAGGTTCTTCGGAGGCCTGACACTGGCGGAAACCAGCGAGGTCATGGGTATCTCCCCTGCCACCACCAAACGCTGGTGGGCGCTCTCCCGAGCTTGGTTGCGACGCGAGTTGAACGCATGA
- a CDS encoding PSD1 and planctomycete cytochrome C domain-containing protein — protein MPLSRFLPSLPLILALGPAIGGSRPERVDFNRDVEPILKKNCHTCHGERVQSGGLRLDSRKAAWQGGASGRAPIVPGRSRDSFLIQVLTASDSSTTRRMPAFADPLPGSEIELIRRWIDQGAEWPEGKASRNQNHWAFVRPQRPALPSGEPREWIRNPIDSFILERLEAEHLSPSPEASRATLARRVHLDLIGLPPTLAELDRFLGDGEPGAYERMVDGLMASERFGERWARDWLDVARYADTNGYEKDRVRSIWPYRDWVIRALNRDLPFDRFVVDQLAGDMLPGRGLEGRIATGFHRNTMLNEEGGIDVEEFRFASVVDRVNTTAAAFLGLTLACAQCHDHKYDPITQTEYYRFLAFLNNADEPEMKVPDRRVGEKRKEIQGRIRSLESQLSGKFPPYGFRSVWDTTPPRVVTSSGGAHLTRRPDGSIEASGPNPEQEVYRWVVRPSSAVDLIRLEVFHDPDGSPQGPGRGKKGEAVVSEIELHVKGRADGSPRRLVLGEPTATLSRQGFEVSKALDGDPETGWGLSRTYGHHRAVFRLDEPLRLASGEDLVVTVKQLAGAGKNLGRFRISPGQEHRTHDRPDLPEQEQRGRHMAAKYEAWEKEARRLVRSWSMRRPLKLVSEKSATLTVLDDTSVLVSGNHPNSDTYTFEVEPGLPTVTGLRIEFLGHESLPGGGPGRGTVLEEGNFMLSEVTVQGISASAPEGSTPYAFRRATADSFYRHLHPGMTLDGDTQTGWSPDRERGMPQSIVYEFKEPVTVAGGERFKVTLVQNHIHTHTIGRFRVFLSAGKSPLSSSGLPLRIESILSASPDSATPDDREALLRHFLSVAPELREEQQEIQALRKAMPRHPTTLVMAERAGPRTTRVRHRGEFLEPREQVSPGVPAVLHPWPADTNRDRIAFARWLVSRENPLMARVVMNRLWSSYFGRGLVTTINDFGLRGSRPSHPALLDWLADEFMSQGWSMKAMHRQIVLSSTYRQSSRVTPELLGKDPENALYARGPRFRVKAETIRDIALAVGGLLSQKVGGPSVFPLQPAGVADLVFGEKKWEVSEGEDRYRRGLYTFWKRTVPYPAFTTFDAPQRETTCLRRERSNTPLQALTLLNDPVFVEAARGFALRILQDAPEPGRIDYAFRRCLSRPPDRFESDQIRSYYEAQMERIRAVGLTPAQGSEMGPVPVGVNREELLAWTAVARVLLNLDRTISKE, from the coding sequence ATGCCTCTCAGCCGGTTTTTGCCCAGCCTTCCCCTGATTCTCGCTTTGGGGCCCGCGATTGGCGGGTCCCGACCCGAACGAGTCGATTTCAACCGCGACGTGGAGCCCATTCTCAAGAAGAACTGCCACACGTGCCACGGGGAGCGCGTCCAGTCGGGTGGGCTGCGGCTGGATTCCCGGAAGGCGGCCTGGCAGGGCGGAGCATCGGGCCGGGCGCCCATCGTACCGGGGCGTAGCCGGGACAGTTTTCTGATCCAAGTGTTGACCGCAAGCGATTCCTCCACGACGCGGCGGATGCCGGCCTTTGCGGATCCGCTTCCCGGAAGCGAGATCGAACTCATCCGGCGTTGGATCGACCAGGGCGCCGAATGGCCCGAGGGGAAGGCATCCCGGAATCAGAACCACTGGGCCTTCGTCCGGCCGCAGCGTCCGGCGTTGCCCTCAGGCGAACCTCGGGAATGGATCCGGAATCCCATCGACAGTTTCATTCTGGAACGGCTTGAAGCCGAGCATCTGAGCCCGTCTCCGGAAGCGTCGCGGGCGACCCTGGCGCGGCGCGTTCACCTGGACCTGATCGGGTTGCCTCCCACCCTTGCGGAGCTGGACCGGTTCCTGGGAGACGGCGAACCAGGCGCCTACGAACGGATGGTGGACGGGTTGATGGCGTCGGAGCGATTTGGCGAGCGTTGGGCCCGCGACTGGTTGGACGTGGCTCGGTATGCGGATACGAACGGATACGAGAAGGACCGGGTCCGCTCCATCTGGCCGTACCGGGACTGGGTGATCCGGGCGCTGAACAGAGACCTTCCATTCGACCGCTTCGTGGTGGATCAACTGGCGGGGGACATGCTTCCCGGCCGGGGCCTGGAAGGGCGGATCGCCACTGGATTCCACCGCAACACCATGCTCAACGAGGAGGGCGGAATCGACGTGGAGGAATTCCGGTTTGCCTCCGTGGTGGACCGGGTCAACACGACGGCGGCGGCATTCCTGGGTCTGACGCTGGCCTGCGCCCAGTGCCACGACCACAAGTACGATCCCATCACCCAGACGGAGTACTACAGGTTTCTCGCCTTTCTCAACAACGCGGACGAACCGGAAATGAAGGTCCCGGACCGGAGGGTCGGCGAGAAACGGAAAGAGATCCAGGGCCGAATCCGCTCCCTGGAGTCTCAGCTCTCCGGGAAGTTTCCTCCGTATGGCTTCCGGAGCGTCTGGGACACGACGCCGCCTCGCGTGGTCACGTCGTCGGGAGGTGCGCACCTCACCCGGCGCCCGGACGGCTCCATCGAAGCTTCGGGTCCCAATCCGGAGCAGGAGGTCTATCGCTGGGTCGTCCGCCCGTCGTCTGCGGTGGACCTGATCCGGCTCGAGGTCTTTCATGACCCGGACGGCTCACCGCAAGGTCCCGGACGCGGGAAAAAAGGGGAGGCCGTTGTCTCCGAAATCGAGCTGCATGTGAAGGGCCGAGCAGACGGCTCGCCGCGCCGGTTGGTCCTGGGAGAACCGACGGCGACCTTGTCGCGCCAGGGGTTCGAGGTTTCCAAGGCTCTCGACGGTGATCCCGAGACGGGCTGGGGGCTGTCCAGGACTTACGGCCACCACAGGGCCGTCTTCCGCCTGGATGAACCTCTGCGCTTGGCCTCCGGCGAGGATCTGGTCGTCACCGTGAAACAACTGGCCGGGGCCGGAAAAAACCTGGGCCGTTTCCGGATCTCTCCGGGGCAGGAGCATCGTACCCACGATCGCCCCGACCTTCCGGAGCAGGAACAGCGCGGCCGTCATATGGCGGCGAAATACGAGGCCTGGGAAAAGGAGGCTCGCCGCCTGGTTCGATCCTGGTCGATGCGCCGTCCTCTGAAACTGGTCTCGGAGAAATCGGCGACGCTCACCGTGCTCGACGATACGTCGGTTCTGGTGAGCGGAAACCATCCCAACTCGGACACGTATACGTTCGAGGTCGAACCGGGTCTGCCCACCGTCACGGGTCTGCGGATCGAATTCCTGGGTCATGAGAGCCTGCCCGGAGGAGGACCGGGCCGCGGGACCGTCCTGGAAGAGGGCAACTTCATGCTCAGCGAGGTCACGGTCCAAGGAATTTCCGCCTCGGCGCCGGAGGGATCGACCCCATACGCTTTCCGGCGAGCCACCGCAGACTCGTTTTATCGCCATTTGCATCCGGGCATGACCCTGGACGGAGACACGCAGACCGGCTGGTCTCCCGACCGGGAACGGGGGATGCCGCAGAGCATCGTCTACGAGTTCAAGGAACCGGTCACCGTGGCCGGTGGCGAGCGGTTCAAGGTGACACTCGTCCAGAACCACATTCACACCCATACCATCGGACGTTTTCGGGTATTCCTGTCGGCCGGAAAATCCCCCCTGTCGAGTTCGGGTCTGCCGTTGCGCATCGAGTCGATCCTGTCGGCTTCGCCTGATTCCGCGACGCCCGATGACCGGGAGGCTCTCCTCCGGCACTTCCTTTCGGTGGCTCCGGAACTGCGGGAGGAGCAGCAGGAGATCCAGGCGCTCCGGAAGGCGATGCCCCGCCACCCCACGACTCTGGTCATGGCGGAGCGCGCCGGTCCGCGCACCACCCGGGTCCGTCATCGCGGGGAATTTCTCGAACCTCGAGAGCAGGTGAGTCCGGGAGTCCCGGCGGTACTCCATCCCTGGCCGGCGGACACGAATCGCGATCGGATCGCCTTCGCCCGCTGGTTGGTCAGCCGGGAGAATCCGCTGATGGCCCGCGTCGTCATGAATCGTCTCTGGTCCAGCTACTTCGGGCGGGGACTCGTGACCACCATCAACGATTTTGGCCTTCGGGGCAGCCGCCCCTCCCATCCGGCATTGCTGGATTGGCTGGCGGACGAATTCATGTCTCAGGGTTGGAGCATGAAGGCGATGCACCGGCAGATCGTCCTGTCTTCCACCTACCGGCAATCGTCGAGAGTGACGCCGGAACTGCTGGGGAAGGATCCGGAGAATGCCCTGTACGCACGGGGGCCCCGATTTCGGGTCAAAGCGGAAACGATTCGAGACATTGCCTTGGCTGTGGGTGGACTGTTGAGCCAAAAAGTCGGAGGTCCCAGCGTGTTCCCTCTCCAGCCCGCCGGCGTGGCGGACCTGGTCTTCGGCGAGAAGAAGTGGGAGGTGAGCGAGGGCGAGGACCGGTACCGGCGGGGACTGTATACCTTCTGGAAGCGGACCGTTCCCTATCCGGCCTTCACCACGTTCGACGCACCCCAGAGAGAGACCACCTGTCTTCGCCGGGAACGTTCCAACACGCCGCTGCAGGCCCTGACGCTGCTCAACGACCCGGTGTTCGTGGAGGCGGCGCGGGGATTCGCTCTCAGGATTCTGCAGGACGCGCCGGAACCGGGACGAATCGACTATGCTTTCCGGCGATGCCTCTCCCGGCCACCGGATCGCTTCGAGTCGGACCAGATCCGGTCCTACTACGAGGCTCAGATGGAACGGATTCGGGCCGTTGGACTGACTCCGGCTCAAGGGTCGGAGATGGGACCCGTTCCGGTGGGCGTGAACCGGGAGGAACTGCTGGCGTGGACTGCGGTGGCACGGGTGCTGTTGAACCTCGACCGGACCATTTCCAAGGAGTAG
- a CDS encoding DUF1501 domain-containing protein produces MRDRWLRDLTRRHLFQECGIGLGKIALAALLAGPRSLASGAARSHPMTPRKPHDAPRVDRVIFLFMAGAPSQLDLFDYKPELLKYDGTSVPQEVVRDQRYAFIERDANLMASRFSFKRYGQSAAELSEIIPRIAGIADDLVFIKSMTTDVFNHAPAQIFMNTGTSQLGHPSLGSWVTYGLGSEAEDLPGFVVLSTGNGTSGGQANWSCGFLPTVFQGVPFRSQGDPVLNVSNPPGIDDRLQRDTLDLLRNLNRHHAGIIGDPEISTRINSYELAYRMQSSAPELMDLSQESPATLEMYGAEVGEPSFAANCLLARRLVERGVRFVNVYHSGWDHHTDVRGGLIRQCGLTDRASAALVRDLKQRGLLERTLVIWGGEFGRTPMVESNVALGRKMGRDHHPQAFTMWMAGGGLKVGQTIGRTDDLGFHIVENSIHVHDLQATILQLLGFDHTRLTFRFKGRDFRLTDVGGRVIQEILA; encoded by the coding sequence GTGCGGGATCGCTGGCTGCGAGATCTGACGCGAAGGCATCTGTTCCAGGAATGCGGCATCGGCCTGGGCAAGATTGCCCTGGCCGCCCTCTTGGCCGGGCCTCGAAGTCTGGCCTCGGGTGCGGCGCGGTCCCATCCCATGACGCCCCGGAAACCCCACGACGCGCCCCGTGTGGACCGGGTGATCTTTCTGTTCATGGCAGGGGCCCCGAGCCAGCTCGACCTCTTCGACTACAAGCCCGAGCTCCTCAAGTACGACGGGACTTCCGTCCCTCAGGAAGTCGTGCGCGATCAGCGATACGCTTTCATTGAACGGGACGCCAACCTCATGGCCTCCCGCTTTTCCTTCAAACGCTACGGACAATCGGCAGCCGAACTCTCGGAGATCATTCCCCGCATCGCCGGGATCGCCGACGACCTGGTCTTCATCAAATCCATGACCACCGACGTCTTCAATCACGCCCCCGCCCAGATTTTCATGAACACGGGCACTTCACAGCTTGGACATCCCAGCCTGGGTTCGTGGGTCACCTACGGGCTGGGAAGCGAAGCGGAGGATCTCCCCGGATTCGTGGTCCTGAGCACGGGGAACGGGACCAGTGGCGGACAGGCCAACTGGAGCTGTGGATTTCTGCCCACGGTGTTTCAGGGCGTGCCCTTCCGATCCCAGGGAGATCCGGTTCTCAACGTGAGCAATCCACCCGGAATCGACGATCGGCTCCAGCGGGACACTCTGGACCTGCTGCGGAATCTCAACCGCCACCATGCCGGCATCATCGGCGATCCGGAGATCTCCACCCGCATCAACTCTTACGAATTGGCCTACCGGATGCAGAGCAGCGCCCCCGAACTCATGGACCTGTCGCAGGAGAGTCCGGCGACGCTGGAAATGTACGGGGCCGAAGTCGGAGAGCCGTCGTTCGCCGCCAACTGCCTGCTGGCGCGGCGGCTGGTGGAGCGTGGAGTCCGTTTCGTCAATGTCTATCATTCCGGCTGGGACCACCATACGGACGTCAGAGGAGGCCTGATTCGGCAGTGTGGACTCACCGACCGGGCCTCAGCGGCACTCGTCCGGGACCTGAAGCAACGAGGGCTGCTGGAGCGGACCCTTGTGATCTGGGGGGGCGAGTTCGGCCGGACGCCCATGGTGGAAAGCAACGTGGCGTTGGGCCGGAAAATGGGCCGGGATCACCATCCCCAGGCCTTCACCATGTGGATGGCGGGGGGAGGGCTCAAGGTCGGCCAGACCATCGGCCGCACCGATGATCTGGGATTCCACATCGTGGAGAATTCCATCCATGTGCACGACCTTCAGGCCACGATCCTGCAACTCCTGGGGTTCGACCATACGCGTCTGACCTTCCGCTTCAAGGGACGGGACTTTCGCTTGACCGACGTGGGAGGGAGAGTCATCCAAGAAATCCTGGCATGA
- a CDS encoding PQQ-binding-like beta-propeller repeat protein, whose amino-acid sequence MRSVVLLAMPRTTLAIFFLLLSVAWAEDRKSGEADRYWPQWRGPLGTGVGPEADPPVDWSESRNLLWKKELPGLGHSTPIVWGNRIYVTAAVPVGKALGPIYDDAPGSHGNLPVTRRQAFTVLALDRGSGEVVWKRAVRTSLPHEGGHYTASLASASPLTDGQRVLAYFGSQGIYCLSPDGEVQWKKQLGVMRTRHGHGEGNSPVLHGNTLVVNWDHEGQSFVVALDKRTGKERWKIPRNEVTSWATPIAVEQNGVVQVIVAGTSRVRGYDLETGEVIWECGGLAANIVASPVAGGGMAFVGSSYEKRVLLAIRLDGARGDVTGTDRVAWTRQQTTPYVPSPLLYDGTLYFLAHYQSVLTRVEARTGQDRPGPMRLGGIGNVYASPVAASGRVYVTDLKGTTLVLSHEETPRALAVNQLEDRFNASAALAGRQLFLRGEKYLYAIGAAP is encoded by the coding sequence ATGAGGTCCGTCGTTCTGTTAGCTATGCCCCGAACCACCCTGGCGATCTTTTTTCTGCTCCTTTCCGTTGCGTGGGCCGAGGACCGGAAATCGGGAGAGGCGGACCGCTACTGGCCTCAATGGAGGGGGCCTCTGGGGACCGGAGTCGGGCCTGAAGCCGATCCGCCGGTCGACTGGAGCGAATCCCGGAACCTCCTCTGGAAGAAGGAACTTCCGGGACTCGGGCACTCGACGCCCATCGTCTGGGGGAACCGGATCTATGTGACAGCCGCCGTTCCCGTGGGAAAGGCGCTTGGCCCCATCTACGATGACGCGCCCGGTTCCCATGGAAACCTTCCCGTGACCCGCCGCCAAGCCTTCACGGTTCTGGCTCTGGACCGGGGCAGCGGAGAGGTGGTTTGGAAACGGGCCGTGCGCACCAGCCTGCCCCACGAGGGAGGGCACTACACTGCAAGTCTGGCCTCCGCCTCACCGCTCACCGACGGTCAGCGGGTGCTGGCGTACTTCGGCTCCCAGGGGATCTACTGTCTGAGCCCGGACGGCGAGGTGCAGTGGAAGAAGCAACTGGGGGTGATGAGGACCAGACACGGCCATGGGGAAGGGAACTCTCCAGTCCTGCACGGAAACACGTTGGTCGTCAACTGGGACCACGAAGGCCAATCGTTCGTCGTCGCCCTGGACAAGCGGACCGGAAAAGAACGTTGGAAGATCCCCCGTAACGAGGTGACCTCGTGGGCGACCCCCATTGCCGTCGAGCAGAACGGCGTGGTTCAGGTCATCGTCGCCGGCACTAGCCGGGTTCGCGGATACGATCTGGAAACGGGCGAGGTGATCTGGGAGTGCGGCGGTTTGGCAGCCAATATCGTGGCCTCTCCCGTGGCGGGCGGCGGAATGGCCTTCGTGGGGAGCAGCTACGAGAAACGTGTCCTGCTGGCGATTCGCCTGGACGGCGCGCGGGGAGACGTTACGGGAACGGACCGGGTGGCCTGGACTCGGCAACAAACCACACCGTACGTTCCCTCACCCTTGCTGTATGACGGCACCCTGTATTTCCTGGCGCACTACCAGAGCGTGTTGACACGGGTCGAAGCCCGGACCGGACAGGATCGGCCCGGTCCGATGCGGCTGGGCGGGATCGGCAACGTCTACGCGTCGCCGGTGGCCGCATCAGGACGGGTTTACGTCACGGACCTGAAGGGGACGACTCTGGTGCTGAGTCATGAGGAGACGCCCCGTGCCCTGGCGGTCAATCAGTTGGAGGACCGCTTCAACGCCTCGGCGGCTCTGGCGGGCCGCCAGCTCTTTCTGCGGGGCGAAAAATACCTCTACGCCATCGGTGCGGCTCCTTGA
- a CDS encoding DNA repair exonuclease, protein MKPFRFVHSADLHLDSPFTGLKSSVPEHVAKSLRQATFDAYENIVDLCITEGVDALLIAGDVYDGADRSLRAQRRFIEGLDRLHQNGIRSFVCHGNHDPLDGWEARLRYPPSCHRFGSKFQAVEVFENEPGRAVVHGVSYPTRNVKRNLVRRMGRVDPLFFNVGLLHANVDNDANHLAYAPCTLSDLADTGVDYWALGHVHTRRVLNTQSPTVVYPGNPQGRHLNETGARGVYLVTVDESGRIGLEFRPVDTVRWERLIVDIAETDTEQNLLDDLHRRVGEALEQGEGRSLVLRMTLSGRGGLHRFLRQPGSIDDLTDELNRASADLHPFAWCERIEDRTAGPFDREERLQGSDFVADLLRLCDQAKKDPELLGKLRESLSDLFHHWKYRRYLKDAVPDDPALSGLLDEAESMALNLLVEDDVP, encoded by the coding sequence GTGAAGCCGTTTCGCTTCGTACACTCTGCCGATCTGCATCTGGACAGTCCTTTCACCGGGTTGAAGTCCAGCGTTCCGGAGCATGTCGCCAAGAGCCTTCGGCAAGCGACATTCGACGCCTACGAAAACATCGTCGATCTCTGCATCACCGAAGGAGTTGACGCACTTCTCATTGCGGGGGACGTCTACGACGGAGCCGACCGCAGCCTCCGCGCTCAGCGCCGGTTCATTGAAGGGCTCGACCGGCTCCACCAAAACGGGATCCGTTCCTTCGTCTGCCATGGCAACCACGATCCCCTGGACGGATGGGAGGCGCGACTGCGGTACCCGCCGAGCTGTCATCGATTCGGCTCCAAATTCCAGGCGGTGGAGGTCTTCGAGAATGAGCCGGGACGCGCCGTGGTACATGGAGTGAGCTATCCGACCCGCAACGTCAAGAGGAACCTGGTCCGCCGGATGGGCCGGGTCGATCCCCTGTTTTTCAACGTCGGTCTGCTGCACGCGAACGTGGACAACGACGCGAACCATTTGGCCTACGCTCCCTGCACTCTGAGCGACCTGGCCGACACGGGGGTCGACTATTGGGCTCTGGGGCATGTCCACACCCGGCGCGTGCTGAATACGCAGAGCCCGACCGTGGTCTACCCGGGGAATCCACAGGGCCGGCACCTGAATGAGACGGGGGCCCGCGGAGTGTACCTGGTGACGGTGGACGAATCGGGCCGGATCGGGCTCGAGTTCCGTCCCGTCGACACCGTCCGCTGGGAGCGGTTGATTGTCGATATCGCCGAGACCGACACGGAGCAGAATCTGCTGGATGATCTGCACCGGCGTGTCGGGGAAGCTCTCGAGCAGGGAGAGGGCCGTTCATTGGTGTTGCGGATGACGCTGAGCGGTCGTGGAGGCCTGCACCGGTTCCTCCGCCAACCCGGATCCATCGACGACTTGACGGACGAATTGAATCGCGCGTCCGCCGATTTGCACCCCTTCGCCTGGTGCGAGCGAATCGAGGACCGGACGGCGGGGCCGTTTGATCGGGAGGAGAGGCTTCAGGGCTCCGATTTCGTGGCGGATCTGCTCCGCCTCTGCGACCAGGCCAAGAAGGATCCCGAGTTGCTGGGGAAGTTGAGGGAGAGCCTCTCGGACCTCTTTCACCATTGGAAGTACCGGCGTTACCTCAAGGATGCCGTTCCGGACGATCCCGCTCTCTCCGGCCTGTTGGACGAGGCCGAGTCCATGGCCTTGAATCTGCTGGTCGAGGACGACGTGCCGTGA